Proteins from a genomic interval of Pseudophryne corroboree isolate aPseCor3 chromosome 4, aPseCor3.hap2, whole genome shotgun sequence:
- the LOC134910934 gene encoding drebrin-like protein has protein sequence MSGILTGQGSMVILLIFTVRQRSSTARPQPTLPSDADGGNAGSSSANPPPLRRPSQGSVTVPRRPTKRRRLEAESAAPSSPPQRRISAVLSLPPQAILASPQSEDPQSPQLSEPPIMDEDAQQESDQQPTYTLHLQPIDPTQPTTQQDITQSPQTSHSPQLRPTPPQQQMAPEFWSSWATQQA, from the exons atgtccgggattctgaccggccaaggcagtatg Gtaattcttcttatttttacagtacgccagagaagcagcacagccaggccacagccaacactgccaagtgatgcagatggtgggaatgcag gttcttcttctgcaaacccccctccactaagacgcccatcacagggctcggtgactgtgcctaggaggccaaccaagagacgccgtcttgaggctgaatctgctgctccatcatcaccaccccaacggcgcatctctgcagtgttgtccctgccaccacaagcaattttggcgagtccacaaagcgaggatccacaatcgcctcagctgtctg aaccacccatcatggacgaggacgcccagcaggaaagtgaccagcagcctacctacacactacacctgcagcccatcgatcctacccagccaaccacgcagcaggacataacacaatcaccccaaacatcccatagcccccaattgaggccaacaccaccccagcaacaaatggcccctgagttttggagcagttgggccacacaacaggcataa